TCCCAATATCCATAATCTAAGACACATAAACTACTGAACAATTACAAACTAACTGCCAaataatttcaactaatcaatAGAACACGGTACAAATCCCTTACCATATTGAACCAATCAAATAGGCATCTGTGCAGAGATATTAAATGTAAACAAGTATGTTCCACATTTTTCCATTTCAAGTCCAATCAAAATACTTATATAATGAAGAACAATATACTCACAGAACTACAGGCACAACGGTCAGAAACTTCCTGTTGCGTGTGAGTTGCTTGCCATTTTCTATTTGCTCCCACCAAGTCAATCCATTGTAGATACCCTGGTCATCAGCAAAGGGAGTTCCCTTCTTCCAGTGAAAAAAGTGATATGTAACCTGAAGTGGGAAGAAAAGTCATTTGCAAGATATATCAATGGGAGAACAAAATAAGAGCAAGATAATAGAGAATGCAGAGGGAAAATAATGGCAAATCAGTTTCTTTTCCATCTAAGTGGTTTGGACAGGACAAACTGTTTAATATTTCTATCAGTCTCTTGCAGGAgattaaattttctttccaaaagcCAAAGCAAATATCTCCAGTAGCATGAAACAAATGAAAGCAAATTTTACTCCATAGCTTGGCTGATATTATTGTTGAAAGAACAATGTAAAATAAGCAAATATACTTTATGTGAAAGACTGtagaaacatattattttacatATCTGCATAGGACAAAAAAGAGATCCATTTGGAGAGGTAAGAGAAAAAACCAATGGTAGACAACTGCTAATCACTAAAATGGTTATTTAGATAATAGGAACCTAGCAGATTAACACTCATCGGCTATAAGAAGAAGCACAAACAAATCCTCCCACAAAATGATCAGGTTATGTGATCCATGCACCAAAGCTATAACAAGAACTGTAGCATCTTCTAAAAACTTTATCTAATTACGGTTTATCAAAAGAGATACAAACACAATTTACACCCccacccaaaaaaagaaaaaaaacaacacacaaGAACACAGGTGCCTGCGCACGTTCAGGGCAATATATTTCATTGTTTAGCCTCAATTAGCATGTCTAAGGTGTAAGAAAATCGATGTATTTCAGAACAATTCTAGAAAGTTAAATCCAAAACCCGTGCAAAGATAAGATCCTAAAATATATAGTTCATGACCTTGACATTAAGGGAACCTATTTGATTCTCTAGAAATCTCCACATTTAGAAAAAGGAATTTGTTCTGAAGCTAAATGATATTGGAAAAAGAGTCCTTTAGCGTGTCAACCCCAGCTTCCTcaatcaaaaacatataaatttgaaaTCTATCCTTTTGCACTATAACTGTCAGAAATACCTTCATTCGAGTTAGCTAAAATGAAAATTGTTCGCGTGATGTGCATCTGGCTTAATTCTTGTATATTATCACCCATTCACAAGCTCTACCAGGTTTTAGGCAATACAAAGTCACATTTAATTTCCTTTATGTTAACATTCAGGTTAAGTCTATTGAACTTACCAAagcaaattgaaaatcaaactttcaataattttgagGCTCTTCTTCTATGAGTCAATCTTAAGCTATTTCACAACGAGCCCTAACAGGACACAAATTGTCCCTAATCCCAAACTCCATGATCAGCTTCACCTAGCCCtttaaccaaataaattatcataGTCTCGACACCATAAATACACATTCAAAtctcattaagaaaaaaacaagaagaatgaAAGAACAAAACCACAAATCCAAATCCAACATAAAAcagatcaaaaaccaaaaagaacacAGCAGCAAAACTATCTCATCGAATCAGCAAGGAATGAATGTTTcaatcaaacaaatcaaacccaaTAGAGAAGGCACTGTGTATGTAAGCGAGAAAACAAACGAGAGAACTTACAGCGAAATGACAGAAATGGACAATAGTCCAAGCCATCCCAGGAGAACAACCAAAGATGGAAAGAACAAGGAGCCATGACATGAAAACGATGAGCATATAAGTGGTCCAAACTCCAGGATATGTGAACCACTCCGTGTTCCTATTCACATCTGTCGTTGGCTCAGCTTTAACGTACatttctttggttttctttgttgtaggAGAAGGTTAGAGAATGAGTTTAACAAAGGGAATAAGGAGACCcagattagaaaatataaagtaTCGGTGACTCAGtcaaaaaaaagaggagattTTGATGATggcttttcctctttttttggtttcaagAGGGCGACTTTGAAAGATtaagagagcgagagagagacagagaggtGTGAAGGGGGGCAGGGTTCGAATCAATAGGAGTCACCAACACAGGGATTAACatgatatttaaaattacagtatttgttcttttaaaaacaaattaaataaattaaaataatattgtttttatttaaaaagatatttttaataatagtatattaaaataatttaaaaaaataaaaaaaaatactgtttgGGATATAGTTAAAAGCTTGTCCCAATGAATATGCTAGGAGaagagataaaataatatttttttatgttaatgtgttaaaataatttaaaaatattatttagaacaCAGTTTAACACTTGACTTGATTGATAGCGATAACTAAGAAAGACACGATAAGGTATGGTGAATTGAGTTTGTATTAATTAATGAAACATAAATTGATTTTAGGTTGTCAAGGTTTGGGTCCTATTAGCATAGTTTTTAGACCTGTTTTGGTGGCCGGCCAAGTCCAAAACCCAAGTTTTAAGTTTTGATTAGATTATTGGATTTTGActgggttattttttaaaaaaaaaaatcaaaacgacggtgttttagtaaaaaaaaaacaaaacaaaaacaaaaatcaacggGTTTCAACCAGGTTTTTGACCGGGTCATACCAGGTTTtacttttctctgttttttcttcaacctgcCCCGATTCCAGCCCTGGATCAGTCAGGTCATAGATCGACCGGCCGAGCCGGGTTTCAAACTTATGCCTATTAGTATTAgattaaactttcaattaagttatttaaaatgatattctaGTCTCCGTTTCTATATCCAcaaagtactttttttttcttaaattctaagaaaatataatatatataaagcttCAAAAGTAGGTTTGGTCCAATAAAGTTTATTCaccttttgaatttaaatattagaGTCAtagaaatttatcttttaaatataatatattgacATGAAATATAAGAACTTAGTCTCGGTCATAACAtaagttaatataaatataccttAAACATCCATTAAAAAAAGTCCTAAACAGTCAAAAGATTTAACAAGAACTCGATGTAAGTAGTGAGGCCTGGGGccaagaaaaaagtaaaacctAATCTATTATTGTTAATACTTTATGATTTCAAGTAGGTAGAGAATGGTAGCTGTGCATGTGTGCCATTTAATGGCCGGCTGGCTGGTATTCATAATTGGCGTCTTCTATTTTAAACTTCCAttttcaaagatcatgtttgGGAACTGTTGTACATAGCATGATCGGCCTGGAAGCTGAGATGGGTTTTTCTCGTTGATTTGGTAGGAACTGGGATCAATTAAAACCCTAATCTATAGACATAATGGTGATGAACAATCAAGCCAGTAGTTAAATAAAGTATGCTGGAAGCATTACTTGAGGAGGTGCAGGAATACATAAACAGAATCATTACCATCtattcagaataataataataaaataattaatgttacGACAACATCGGATTATTCAAGGCTGACAGTTGTGTTGTCGACCCTGCGTGAGCCCTCAGCCAATCTTCTCTTTGCTGACTTGGTTCGGTAACACCAAACCTCAAAAGCTTCACTCAAGTCTGGATAACTGACCTGGTTCGCTTCCATCCAATCTGCCAGGATATCAGCTTGGTCATTTGATGGCAATGCCAGAACCAATGAGATGATTGCCCCTTCGATACTCTGGCACAAGTCTTCATCCATCTTGTGAGGAAAGCTCGTGTCTTCAGTGCCTTTTGAATCTAAAAGAGGTTTCATTTCCCTAATATAAGGAAGCCATGACTTTAGCAGCTGCACCCGAATTGGAGCTGAAAGAATCACATTGCCATAACCAACTGCTTCTAAAGTCCTTCCACTCACTTCAATCAATTTTACTTTCAAACCCCACATGGCAGATTCAAGTTTCTTGTCTGCAAGTATCCCCAGAATGCCTCCAGAGATCCCAGCCCAGCTTGATACAAAGTCTTTCATCAATTCCATCTTAGGAAGTATACTGCACATCCATTCAAGATCAGATACACACTGCAATATATTGGCCTCTGCTGTATCCGATGCAATGTCAGACTCCAAAACTAGGGAGgacaattgcttttcaaatgtAGAAAAGATTCTGGAAAGACCCGTTCTCACAACTGATTTTACTTCATCATCATCGGCCATAACCAATGGCATATCCTCATCTTCCCCTAACATGTATTCTATTTGTTCTTGAGCAGAGATTTTAAGTTCATCACCAAAAGGAGGGCATGACTCACCAGTGGATGTCGCAAAGCGAACTGccgaaacaaaaacatttttggtAGCAGTTAAATCTACTGGTTTGATCCTGGAAATTACAGGCATGGCAACTGGACCTAGTTTGGAGActgcttttattatttgttcctCTTCCCTGTGCTCCCAAGGAACAGCCTCTAAGTACTGGATGCAGCTCTTCGTTATCTCTCCTGGCAGCTGAAAGCAACAGATACTTTGAGAATCCCAATAGCGGATTTAACAGAGTCCAATTGCAAGTCCAATGGGAGATACAGCAATCTCAAGAAGTTAACATGATGATCATAGTTGAGCTCTGTGCAATGAATCTTAACGCATTTACCAAAGTCTGGACAAGAGAACCAATCTGCAAAGAATTTGCTCTTGCTTACTAAAGCAAAGGAGTGGGAGTAAAAAAATTCAGGTCTTCCTTCACAATTTCTCAAGCATAGAACAACATCACTGGTGCTCTCATCTCCAAATCCACAAGGCTTGACTATTCCAATTTTGTCCATGTATGAAGAGAAGGAATAGAAAATTCATGCTTTGTgcaattgaaagaataaaaacccAAATTGCAGGGACTGATGAGAACGAATTTGGAGTTTGAAATGCATGGCATACATCCCAGAAAAAACAGACCAAGTTTGAATCTTTCAAACAAGAACTTCGTCTGAAATGAGTAAAAAggattgaaaatgaaattgaaaagatgtTATCAAAAGATCATTTATGAAAGACGAAGTGTGCATGTAAACATCACAAAGTCAACACCAGCATAATATATTGTGCTAATTTCCACAATTCAGTGTGCACATGCATAGGTATGCTTAATAGAGAGAGTAAATACAAGAAAACGTGAGATGTCAAAGCACCAATACTTCCTTATATTACTGAAGCAAAGTCCATAGTAATAAAGATTATTGCTGCAGCTAAACAAGGCCTTGGGTTCATTGACAGGATTGCTTCCACCTATCAGAAAATTCATTCAAACAAGTCATTTCGCCAAAACAAAGAAGTCGACTTTCTGCTCCGTATTTCTTTAGCAGAGGGAATTCTATATAGTTTCAAAGCACTAAGAGTGGAATCCCGGTATGTTTgctaaattattgaattgatgtaTTGTTGTGCCATGCTTAAAGCATCGATTCaaactttttcttcatttggtAATACGAAAAGAACAGAACTTGAAACAATCACAGCTCGATCTTATCTTATTATCAACTCTTTTCGAAATCCCAAAACATacaataatacatttttaatgcTAAATCCACTTTCCTTTCCCTTCCTCCACTTTTATTCGCAACCATACAGAGACTAAAAGGAAATTCTTTAAACTATGCAATAATAACCATTTTCAAAGCAAGAGTTTTTCCCAGAATGTCTAAGAAAATGGCGCCTCCTCCATATCAATAAACTCTAACAAAAATCTTTTAATATGTGCATAATCAAAATTACATAAAGAAACCaatcaagaaatcaaaatcaaaataaaactgtgtgaataaaaagaaaaacttttctTGAGAAGAAGATTTACCTTGCAAAGACCCTGACGGCACAAACTGTATCGATAGTTTAAGCTATAACCGTAGAGAACCAAAATCCACTATCACAGCTGATATGGTGGCGGAGTTTGAGCTCCAGAGAACATTAATTATTACATGAAGttcctttttactttttaggttTTGGAGATTCTCCAGTTCAAGCTTCCAGTTGTTGCGGGAGATGAGAATTCCGAAGTGAATTCGGGTGTGTTTGGCATTTGTtgttgtgattaaaaaaaaatcaaaaatatttataattatggtttaaaaaaataagtttaacaaatatttttttggataaaaatattatgtaataaatttttgtatataaactaaattaaaaataaatctttttgaatgaaaaatatattattttagattttaaaaaatcaagtataaaacacgataatatatataatgttaCTTAAAAGTAGAAACTAATTGGttaatcaaatgaatttttcaatATAACTAGACAAATACAGAAGTTACCAGAGtacttaatgatttttaaaaaatctaatcgTATCATTTGGTTActatcttatattaaaaaaaaaaaaaaacagagagagagacatgttttcatataattttttgcttttaaaatacaaaaatttattttaaaatagtttcaagaatatatttttattttttcatccaaatatatttttatctcttataaATCTACTTTTCATACTAATCTAATTACCTAATGCATCTAATTAAAACACTTAGAAAACAACATGGTGTTTCATTGTACATGCAgctctgtttttatttaaacctTTCTACAACCTAATTTTATGACAGTAGGCTTTTattctctccctctttttttattcaatcccttttttttcttccattccCTGccgttttattttaattttattctttatttttaattttatccttaattttttataatagtcaTTCAGGTTATTTTGTACTAACAAATTCATTACATCACATTAAAACGActctcaaataatttaattttaaactcgggCTAGACAAGGAATCGGGTTgagagtttcttttctttcaatttcatcattgttttctaaattttatccttgttttttttcttaatcgactaaattgttttttgattgaCCAAGTTAACTATATCAAGACATAACAATTCCTacacagtttaattttaaacccaagCTAATATTAGTTGTTATGTGAGAGTCTAAGACCCATTCATAAATTATAGAAAGTGTTagttattagagaataatataaaactattattgAGATCTTATATAGcagct
This region of Populus alba chromosome 3, ASM523922v2, whole genome shotgun sequence genomic DNA includes:
- the LOC118034534 gene encoding uncharacterized protein codes for the protein MYVKAEPTTDVNRNTEWFTYPGVWTTYMLIVFMSWLLVLSIFGCSPGMAWTIVHFCHFAVTYHFFHWKKGTPFADDQGIYNGLTWWEQIENGKQLTRNRKFLTVVPVVLYLIASHTTDYQNPMLFFNTLAVFVLVVAKFPNMHKVRIFGINADH